In Streptomyces sp. NBC_00704, a genomic segment contains:
- a CDS encoding DUF6112 family protein: MPLLETVQYLAYDPGITPSGGGLPGLSVLKNVVNSINLFGIIAVVGALAVSLGVWAWGHHTGGHQAEANGKKGAVVAAGAALGLGAANGIVAFFSTLGSQVH; this comes from the coding sequence TTGCCCCTACTCGAAACCGTGCAGTACCTGGCCTACGATCCCGGCATCACGCCGTCGGGCGGTGGCCTGCCCGGCCTGAGCGTGCTGAAGAACGTCGTCAACTCGATCAACCTGTTCGGCATCATCGCCGTCGTCGGCGCCCTCGCTGTGTCGCTCGGCGTGTGGGCTTGGGGACACCACACGGGCGGTCACCAGGCCGAGGCCAACGGGAAGAAGGGCGCGGTCGTGGCCGCGGGCGCCGCCCTGGGCCTGGGCGCCGCGAACGGCATCGTCGCGTTCTTCTCGACCCTCGGGTCGCAGGTGCACTGA